From one Lolium rigidum isolate FL_2022 chromosome 4, APGP_CSIRO_Lrig_0.1, whole genome shotgun sequence genomic stretch:
- the LOC124648859 gene encoding putative F-box/kelch-repeat protein At1g15680, whose amino-acid sequence MALELAAALPEDVLTEVLRRLSPHVLAASRWVCRAWRDVIDARLRHLLFSHSVSGIFINYTARTHGFSKFFSRPSMGPAIHGGLDFLLCDGVKVTDHYVVNPATRRWARLPRRRPQPHMTGFGQSACLAFEPAVSPHYEVFLIPCLPGDGESNDEEDALLRSEWPPASYSLHVFSSMADRWDERTFLLEGEATGIVAHTYLDLRYQHAVYWRSNLYIHSQHGCYLTRMSSTNHTYRVIRLPGDDDVRQGGYPYCHLGRSLGGIYCAQNKYWNKLLLWHLSEPSRDQTEWVLKHDIDLAAFAHNFHALNYRQMFFEEDHTQQVGGPWILQDVKDFQNFEELWTFDEDSMGSWNSEEHNILDIDDAFERNYGGGGHHFLGFHPYKEIVYLEFPIGRGVAYDWNSSKFHDLGNLKPQGYHYLQLGTDASFPYTPCWMGQFPGNELETQLKYEELLTKKLELEAQLESSSNFTCVDEYELHKHRGHAKRIKDCAAKTRRRRRIVAR is encoded by the exons ATGGCGCTGGAGCTGGCCGCAGCGCTACCCGAAGACGTCCTCACGGAGGTCCTCCGGCGCCTCTCGCCGCATGTCCTGGCCGCGTCCCGGTGGGTCTGCAGGGCATGGCGCGACGTAATCGACGCCCGCCTGCGCCACCTCCTGTTCTCCCACTCGGTGAGCGGCATCTTCATCAACTACACCGCGCGCACGCATGGCTTCTCGAAGTTCTTCTCCCGCCCCTCGATGGGGCCGGCGATCCACGGAGGGCTCGACTTCCTACTCTGTGATGGTGTCAAGGTCACGGACCACTACGTCGTCAACCCGGCCACGCGGCGGTGGGCGCGTCTACCCCGACGGCGCCCTCAGCCGCACATGACGGGATTCGGCCAGAGCGCCTGCCTCGCGTTTGAACCCGCCGTGTCACCGCACTACGAGGTCTTTCTGATACCGTGCCTTCCCGGCGACGGCGAATCGAATGATGAGGAGGACGCGTTGCTCCGATCGGAGTGGCCTCCCGCATCATACTCGCTGCACGTGTTTTCGTCGATGGCCGATCGGTGGGACGAGAGGACGTTTCTGCTGGAAGGCGAGGCAACAGGGATCGTCGCCCACACTTATTTGGATCTACGGTATCAGCATGCCGTCTATTGGCGAAGCAATCTCTACATCCATAGCCAGCATGGCTGCTATCTTACGAG AATGTCCTCGACAAATCACACGTACAGAGTAATCAGACTACCAGGTGACGATGATGTCAGACAGGGAGGATATCCATACTGCCATTTGGGGAGATCGCTCGGAGGGATCTATTGCGCACAAAATAAGTACTGGAATAAGCTTCTGCTTTGGCACCTCAGCGAGCCATCACGCGATCAAACAGAATGGGTGTTAAAGCATGATATTGATCTCGCGGCTTTTGCACACAATTTCCACGCACTCAACTACCGTCAGATGTTTTTTGAGGAGGACCATACTCAACAAGTGGGCGGACCATGGATACTACAGGATGTTAAGGACTTCCAGAACTTTGAGGAATTATGGacctttgacgaggatagcatggGGTCCTGGAACTCTGAGGAGCATAACATTCTTGACATTGACGATGCTTTTGAAAGAAACTATGGCGGAGGAGGTCATCATTTTCTTGGATTTCATCCTTATAAAGAGATCGTCTATTTAGAATTTCCAATTGGAAGAGGAGTGGCCTATGATTGGAACAGCTCGAAATTTCATGACTTGGGCAACTTAAAACCACAAGGATACCATTACCTCCAACTAGGTACAGATGCATCTTTCCCGTACACGCCTTGTTGGATGGGGCAATTTCCTGGAAACGAATTGGAAACTCAACTTAAATATGAGGAGCTATTGACAAAAAAATTGGAATTGGAAGCTCAGCTTGAAAGTAGCTCCAACTTTACCTGTGTGGACGAGTACGAGCTGCACAAACACCGTGGGCACGCCAAGAGGATCAAGGACTGTGCCGCCAAAACTCGTCGAAGACGTCGCATCGTGGCTCGGTAG
- the LOC124648861 gene encoding F-box protein At5g07610-like, with product MASEPSALPEDLQAEVLRRLPPHVLAASRQVCKAWRDLVDARLRGHLLSSSVRGIFINYDELDFSEFFSRPSTGPAIRGGLGFLPCDGVKTTDHCNGLLLCSDGGGDRDYVVNPATRRWARLPPRPRPCKRGFGHIAYLAFDPAVSPHYQVFLIPRLPMPSASRKPDDNPLLQPEWPPASYVLHAFSSTSHRWDKITFLREGKAAGILADMGSGLWYGQYHAVYWGSALYFHCQHGYLTRLSISNRTYTVVRLPGADEFEAYHNRHYLGTSLRGVYCAKNNRRLGLQLWHLDESRGPTEWVLVHDVELETFARRFHPREEGHAKKLHKQWILQDVNYRKVLEKYH from the exons ATGGCATCGGAGCCGTCCGCGCTACCCGAAGACCTCCAGGCGGAGGTCCTCCGCCGTCTCCCGCCGCACGTCCTGGCCGCGTCCCGGCAGGTCTGCAAGGCGTGGCGCGACTTGGTCGACGCCCGTCTGCGAGGTCACCTGCTCTCGAGCTCCGTGCGCGGCATCTTCATCAACTACGACGAGCTTGACTTCTCGGAGTTCTTCTCGCGTCCCTCGACGGGGCCGGCGATCCGCGGAGGGCTCGGCTTCCTGCCCTGCGACGGCGTCAAGACCACGGACCACTGCAACGGGCTCCTGCTCTGCAGCGATGGTGGTGGGGATCGCGACTACGTCGTCAACCCGGCCACGCGGCGGTGGGCGCGGCTGCCACCACGCCCTCGGCCGTGCAAAAGGGGATTCGGCCACATTGCCTATCTCGCGTTCGACCCCGccgtgtcgccgcactaccaggttTTCCTGATCCCGCGCCTGCCAATGCCTTCCGCGTCTAGGAAACCCGACGACAACCCATTGCTTCAACCCGAGTGGCCTCCTGCGTCGTACGTGCTGCATGCGTTTTCCTCTACGTCTCATAGGTGGGACAAGATCACCTTTCTTCGGGAAGGGAAAGCTGCGGGGATCCTAGCCGACATGGGTTCGGGTCTATGGTATGGTCAGTACCATGCCGTCTACTGGGGAAGTGCGCTCTACTTCCATTGCCAGCATGGCTATCTCACCAG ACTGTCCATCTCAAATCGCACGTACACAGTAGTTAGACTACCAGGTGCGGATGAATTCGAAGCATATCACAACCGCCATTATTTGGGGACATCACTCAGAGGGGTGTATTGCGCAAAAAATAATCGCCGGCTTGGACTTCAGCTTTGGCACCTCGATGAATCTCGCGGTCCAACAGAATGGGTGTTGGTACATGATGTGGAGCTCGAGACCTTTGCACGCAGATTCCACCCAAGGGAGGAGGGCCATGCTAAAAAATTACACAAACAATGGATCCTACAAGATGTTAACTACCGTAAGGTCCTTGAGAA ATACCACTGA
- the LOC124705399 gene encoding uncharacterized protein LOC124705399: MMIDGQSEGFTDLLIRLSGPGIEFTPDWFPSFPIHSSETSARTSPSSLGSDLSEGSSVPEDAGFGEDGVCSNEPIPDAVESPPSPEWLGSLPELHNESPLPADTHMPTSTESPPSERTWKQRFRRGEIPDSRPASSGRKSALEKAMRRCRDKHSDAIIEPELGMEFDSLPEAFDFYNIYSWEIGSGYYDYFDSVRGYLSTPR; this comes from the exons ATGATGATTGACGGACAATCGGAGGGGTTCACCGACCTGCTCATCAG ATTATCTGGGCCAGGGATCGAGTTTACGCCTGATTGGTTTCCGAGCTTTCCGATCCATTCTTCCGAGACAAGCGCCCGAACCTCTCCGTCCAGCTTGGGTTCTGACCTGAGCGAGGGATCCTCTGTTCCAGAGGACGCCGGTTTCGGGGAGGACGGAGTCTGCAGCAACGAGCCAATCCCCGATGCCGTCGAGTCCCCTCCCTCACCAGAATGGTTGGGGTCATTGCCAGAGTTGCATAATGAATCACCGTTGCCGGCTGATACTCATATGCCGACCTCAACCGAGTCCCCTCCATCAGAGCGCACCTGGAAGCAGAG GTTCCGCCGTGGAGAAATTCCCGATTCCAGGCCCGCGAGTTCAGGGAGGAAGAGTGCACTAGAGAAAGCTATGAGGAGATGCAGGGACAAGCACTCGGACGCTATAATTGAACCAGAGTTAGGGATGGAGTTTGATTCGCTGCCTGAAGCATTTGATTTTTACAACATTTACTCATGGGAGATTGGGAGTGGTTACTATGATTATTTTGATAGTGTTCGAGGATACCTTTCGACACCAAGGTAA